A window from Cygnus olor isolate bCygOlo1 chromosome 13, bCygOlo1.pri.v2, whole genome shotgun sequence encodes these proteins:
- the TIMM8A gene encoding mitochondrial import inner membrane translocase subunit Tim8 A, whose translation MEAPGGGGLGGADPQLQRFIEVETQKQRFQQLVHQMTELCWEKCMDKPGPKLDSRAETCFVNCVERFIDTSQFILNRLEQTQKSKSAFSESLSD comes from the exons ATGGAGGcgccgggaggcggcgggctggggggggccgaCCCGCAGCTCCAGCGCTTCATCGAGGTGGAGACGCAGAAGCAGCGCTTCCAGCAGCTGGTGCACCAGATGACCGAGCTGTGCTGG GAGAAGTGCATGGACAAGCCCGGGCCGAAGCTGGACAGCCGGGCCGAGACGTGCTTCGTCAACTGCGTGGAGCGCTTCATCGACACCAGCCAGTTCATCCTCAACCGGCTGGAGCAGACGCAGAAGTCCAAGTCGGCCTTCTCGGAGAGCCTGTCCGACTga